DNA from Cryptosporangium minutisporangium:
CGCCATTGCTGCCCGAGCCACCGCCAGGCGTGGACAGCTGCGGGATCGCGCCGGTGTCCGCGGTCCGCTGCGCGTTCCGCACACCGGCCTCGAACTCCTCGATCAGCGCCCGTGCCGCCGCCGGATCGCCGGCGTCGCCCAGCGCCGTCGGCTCGGCCTGCTTGCTCCGCTTGCTGGCGATACCGGCCGGGAGCTGCGCTCCTGGCACGCGTCGCTGCAGGCGAGGCGCCGAATCACCGGGTCCGGCTGGACGGCCCGAAGATGGCGTCGCCACCGACGGGGCTGTCCGGACGCTCGGCGTCTGCGGTGCGGCCGGCTGGACCGGCTGCGGGATCGGCGCAGCCATCGGCGGAGCCGGCGCGACCGGGGCCGCAGCGACCGGTGGTGCCGCAGGCGGCGTCGCGGCGGGCGGCAGCGACCGGAACGCGGCCGGGGCCGCGGGCTCGGACGGCGGCTGACCGACGGGCGAGTCCCACCAGGAGACGTCGGCACCGCCCGGAGCGGACTGCCCCGGCGCCGACTCACTGCGGTAGAGCGCGCTGCTCGCCACGACCGGCTCGGCCTCTACCGACTCGCGCTGAGCCGGAACCTGGGCCCCGGAGCCCGAGAACGCGTTCCAGGGTCCGGCCGAGATCGCGCGCGTCGCCCGCTCGAGCGCCACGTTGTCGAAGATCGCGGTCGAAGCCACGACCGGCAGCCTCGTGGACACCGGCTCGTGCGCGGGCTCCCGGTACGGCTCGTGGTACGACGGCTCGTGCATCGGGGCCGCGGCGGGGTTGGGTGCGACCTGCTCCCGTGCCGGAGACGCCCCCGCAGGCGACATGGCGGTATTCGGAACCCGCAACACGTCGGGCTGCTGCATCGTCGGCCCGGCGGGAAGCGCGGGCCGCGGGTCCTCCACCGCCGCGATGCCCTGGTACACCGACGGAACCAGGTGCTGCTCGTTCATCGCCAGCACCGCGGTGACACCGCCGCCGGGCGTCGGCACCAGCGCGACGCCGATCCCGTGACGACGTGCCAGACGACCGGTCACGAACAGACCGAGCACCTCGGTCGGAGCGAGGTCGAGGCGCTCACGGCGGGCGAGCCGCGCGTTCTCTTCCGCGAGCCGCTCCGCCGACATACCGATGCCCTGGTCGACGATCAGCACCTGGGCACCGGCCCCGGTCGCCTCGGCACTCACCGTCACCCGCGTGTGCGGAGGCGAGTACGCCGCCGCGTTCTCCATCAGCTCGGCGAAGATCAGCGTGAGGTCGGAGACCACCGACGGCTGCACGACGATGTCCTCGGGCACGTCGATGTCGACCCGGGTGTAGTCCTCGATCTCACCCAGCGCCAGCCGGGCGAGGTCGGCGAGTGCCAGCGGGCTACCGCCACCCTGCTCGGTTGCGATCGAGCCGGAGAGAACGACCAGGGATCCCGCGTTCCGGTTGAGGCGGCTGGAGAGGTGGTCCAGCTGGTACAGGCTGCTCAGCCGGTCGGAGTTCGTCTCCTGACGCTCCAGCCGGTCGATCATCGAGAGCTGACGACCGATCAGGTTCTGCGTACGACGTCCGATGTGGCCGAACATCGTCGCGACGTTGCGCCGGCTGATGATCTGACGTTCGACCAGTCGGGCCGCGGTGTCCTGCACCTGCTCGAACGCTCGGGCCAGCTCGCCGATCTCGTCGCGACCGGTCGTGTCGACCGTGTCGAGGCGGACCGGCTCGAAGACCTCGGACTCGTCGTCGGCGACCCGGGTGAGCTCGCTCTCGACTGCGGTGGCGATGCGGTTCGCCGACGATGCCAGGGCGACCAGCGGCTGCGAGACCCGACGTCCGACGAGGACGGTGAGGGCCGCCACGAACAGCAGGATCAGCACGAGGCCGAGACCGATACCGGCCGCGGTCGCGGCTGCGTTCCGCCTCTGGTCGTTCGCGGCCGCGGTGATGTCCGCCACCAGCTTGGTCTCGAGGTACTGCGTCTGGCCGAGGAACGACTGGAACCGCGGGAAGTAGGTCCCGAGCGGCAGGCTCTGGACGGTGTTCAGGCTCACCTGGTTACCCAGGGAGGCCAGCTGCGGAGACGTTCGCGCGGCGTTCGCCTCCACGAGCAACTGGTACAGCGCGTCCTGGCTGGAGTTCGCGTACCGGAAGTACTGGAGGCCCAGTTCTTGCGAGATACCCAACCCGTTGACGTACTGGCTCAGCAGCGTGTCGTTGGGCGTGGCCAGGAGCAGGGTGAGCGTCGCGAGGTTCAGCGAGTTCGCTTCCCCCAGGTGCAGGGCGGCGTCCATGGCCAGGATCTGTCGGCCGATCGACGTCGTCGCGTCCGCGGTGCGGTGCAGCTGGAGGCCGTCGATCAAGCCGTTGATCAGGTCGGTCAGCTGCTCGGCGACGACGGTCTGCGGGAAGTTGCGCGCCAGCGACTCGGTCCGTAGGTCCTTCAGCTCGTCGAGCTTCTTCACTGCGGCTTTCAGCGTCGGCGGCGACTCCTCGTCGATCCGATCCTGAACCACCGCGAGCCGGTCGTCGACGATCGCTTCCTGCTGGAGCACCTCGGACCTGCTGGCGAACTCACCGGCGAGGAAGCCGATCGTCAGCAACCGCTCTGCCTGGAGTTCCCGGACGAGGGTCGCGACGTCACCGGCGATGCCGATGTCGCGGGAGATGTCGTTGGCCTTGTCCGCGGACGAGACTCGGCCGACGATGACCGACACCGCGAGCAGCGACACGGCCAGCAGCGGGATGATCGCCAGGAGGACCAGCTTTCCGCTGATCCGGAGCCTATCGAGGAACACCGACCCGCTCCCGCCTCGCGTCGCGTCCAGCGTCCCGGTACGGGTCGGCACCCATCGAGTGGCTGCCACCCGGCGGCTGCGAGCCGCCCGGGTAGCCCGAGTAGTCGAGGTTGCCGTGCTCGTACGCCGGGGGCGCCTCGACCGTCTCGGACCGCGAACGGCGAGCCGAGACGAGGAGGAAGAGGAGGCTCGCCACCGTGGCGAGTATCGCGATCGCCAGCAGCGCGATCGCCATGACGCGCCCGGTGTCCGCACTGCCTTTCCGGTCGTCGATCTGTGAGCTGAGCTCGTCGAGGAGCAGCGGGTCCAGCTCGACTGCGGCCTTCTGCGCGGCGGCCCGCTGCTTGGCCACGTCCGCGACCCGCGGGATCGTCGAGAGGCCGACCTCGCCCGGCGGGGCGAGCGCCTCGATACCCCGCTGGAACTCGTCCAGGCTCTGGAGCAGGGTGGTGCTGAACGTGCCGCTACCGGAGTTGTCCACCGCGGCGGCCATGTCCGACGCTACGTCCCCGCCGGCCTCGGAGGCGACCTGCCGACTCACCGCGAGCTCGGTGAAGGCGGCGCTGATCTGGGCTGCCTGCGAGTTGTAGGTCTCCTGCGGTGCGTTCCGGTCGGGCGGGGTCAGCGCGCTGGTGATGACCACCTGGTCCTGGTACCGGCCCGACCAGACGATCGCCGCAGGGATCTCTTCGAGCGCCGCGTCCTGCAGGTAGCTGATGACGCCGTCGCCGTCGTTCCGCAGACCGGAGGCCTGAGCCACCTGCTGGTAGAGCGCGAGGAGGAGGTCGGTGGCCTCGCCGAAGTTCTTGAACGCGCCGAGCCCTTCGCCGCCCTGCTCCGGCAGGGTCTCGATCCGCGCCCGGAGCCCCGACCAGCGGTTGGAGGTCCCGAAGTCCGAGCCGAACTTCTCGTCGACCGCGGCGACCGCATCGAGTGGCTCTTTGAAACTGTCCTTGGCGACCGGGTTGCCCTGTACCGCGGTCGACTGGGCGTCCACCAGGACCGGCAGCAGTTTGTTCAGGGCCGCGACGTACTCCACGCCGCCCTGTTCGCGTCCGTGCAGATCACTGTCGTCAGAGCGCGGTCCCCACACCAGCGCGAACATCGCTATTACGGCGATAACCGTAATGATCTGCAGCGCTAGGGGCGCAAACACCCGCAATGGGGCGGACCGTAACCGGGATCCGGACCCGGGAGAAGTCATCGCTCTTCCTTCACCAACATCGCCTGCATGTGGACCCTGCGACCAGTCTCGGCACCGGTCGCCTCCGCACGAGCCAGAAAACCAGCGCCATACGAAGCTAGTTCTTCGATAAACCCGATGGCAAGATGCACACCGTTAACCACAAGAATCACAGGGCGATCTGCACCGTCCGCAAATAAATGGTGGCGTGTTTTGGCGTGTTTGCCCGAATCTGGAGCGCCATAACTTACCAATAAGTAATGTCGATTAATGCGTTGGGTCGATGCTTCCGGAGCGTATTTCGGCCCTCACTCAACGCAACCAAGAACAGTGCGAACTGCGTACTTGTTGTTGAACACCCGGTAGAACTCTCGCCGCTGCGCACTTTCGGAAACAACTCCAGTGAGTTACCGGCGGCGAACATCGAGCCCGCCACCTGCCGAAATCTCGACTTAACCCAATAGCCATAGAGCGACGTACTCACGTCGAGCGCCATCCCGGTCGGGTTATATGCCAGCCGGGGCCACCGCGGCCGAGCAGACCCTACCGGAATGAGCAGCTGCACGTGCACGGACCCCCGGAACGCGCGTAAGACCGCCCGATATCGACACTCCATAAGAGACCTGCGCCGCGCCGCCGACACTCAACACCTCTGAGCTGTTTGCCCTATTTCGTCCATTCTGGTTGAGTTCGCAGGGCCCAACACGCGGGACTCATAGGGAGGTAGGGCATGCGAGACAGCAGCAAGCGCATCATGACGGCGATCGCCGGTGTGGCGCTGGCCGGCGGCGCGGTGCTGGCGTCCGCACCGGCGGCCAAGGCCGCCACTGTCGGCAGCACGGCGACGACGGTCAACGCGGGCGCTCCGGGCGCCGCCGTCACCAGCTGGGACGACGACCGGGGCCGAGACGGCCGCTGGGGCGAGCGCCGTCACTGGGGCAAGCGCCACCACTGGGGCAAGCGTCACCACTGGGGCAAGCGCCACCACTGGGGCAAGCGCCACCACTGGGGCAAGCGCCACTGGGAAGGACGTCACTGGGAAGGACGCCGCGGCCACCACCACTGGCGGACCCACGGACGCTTCCACAGCTACCACGAGGCGTGGAGCGTCGGTTCGCGTTACCGCGGCTCGCGGTGGTCGTCCTTCGACTGCGACCGCATCGGCGGAGCCTGGGTGCTGCGCGTCTACGGCTGACCGTTCCGGTCGAGCGTCGACATGGTCGGCGGGTGCCCTTTCCGGGGCGCCCGCCGATCGCTGTTACGCGCGGAGCGGTGCGCTCGCCGGCCGCGCGACGGACCGCGTACGCCGCGGCGCGGGCATCGTGCCGTCCTGCACCGCTTCGACGAGCAACGCGTGGTCTGCCTCGGTGCGGTCGGCGTAGCGCTGACCGAACTTCACCATCGAACGGTCGAAGCGGTCGCCCTGACCGATGTACCCGGCGATCGCCGCCGGGTCGCCGCTGCGGGCGTGTGCTCTGGCGAGCACCCGGCCGCAGAGCCGCGCGTAGGTCGCCAGTCCGGACGCGTTGAACGTGGACGTGTCGAACGATCCCTTGGCGTCCCACAGCTGCCGGACGTAGTAGTCGTGACCGGCGGCGGGATCGCGGAACCAGCCGAGCAGGACGTCCGGCGCGGCTTGAATCAGCCGCTGTCCCTCGACGACCCGCTGGCCGGCGTTCCGATAAGGACTCGGGGTCAGGTGCCATTCGAGCACCGACGGCCCGGCTTCCTTGATCTGCAGCAGCAGGGGGTCGTTCGGGGAGGCCGCGAGCAGCACCACCCAGCAGCGGCTTCCGACACTGCCGACACCCACCACCTTGCGTGCGAAGTCGACGAACGAGTACCGGTCGAGCAACACCCGGCGGTCGGCGGGCAACGTCTGCCGGTACTCACGGATGCACCGGCGTACGAGCTCCTCGTCCATGCCGCCGTCGGCGCTGTCCGAGACGTGGGTGAGCAACGGCGGGTCCTCGCGGAGGCGCCAGCCACCATCGACCCGTTCGGTCAGTTTGGCCGCGGCGCTCAGATGGTCCCGGCTGCGGGCCTTCTCCACCGCCTGGAGGGTCGGCACGCTGGCCCGACCCCGATTCAGCAGCGGCACCAGGTCGTCGACTTCGATCCGGTCGTACCAAACCTCCAGTGCCCGCTGGGTCGCGTACTCGCTCATCGCCTCCCGATAGCCGGCCGCCGCTCTGGAGGCGGCCGCCGCTGCCTCACCGTTCTTGAAGCGATTCGCCCTGGCGGCGAGGATCACACTGCTGACCAGCCGCTTCAGGTCCCATTCGAACGGTGCTTCGAGCGTCTCGTCGAAATCGTTCAGGTCGAAAACCAGGCGACGGTCGGGCGTTCCCAACATCCCGAAGTTCTGCAGGTGCGCATTTCCACCGGCCTGGACGAACAGGCCGCTATGGGGAAGCAGCGCTAAATCGTGCGCCATCACCGTGGCGGCGCCTCGGAAAAAGCTGAATGGCGACGCGATCATCCGCTCGTATCGCAGCGGCAACAGTTCCGCGAGACGGTGCTCGTCCGCGGCGGCGAGAAGCGTCAACGGATTGCGGCCGTCGTCGCCGAGCTCGGCCTGTGCGGACCGGGACACCCTGGTCCGCGCAGTGCGGCCGAGTTCGTAACCGACCGGAGACACGACGGTCAATCCGCCCATCGTGCTCCCCCTCCCAGAAACTCAAGTCCCGGACACCGGAGGTTCTGTCGGCAACACCCTGTCCGGGCTGCACCGCCCGCCGCTGCCTATGCCTGCAACGTTAACGGAGGTTGGCCCGCGGGGAAACGTGAGGCGCTCGTCACCTCGCCGCGATGGCGGGCGAATCCGGTAGGTATCGGATGAACTCCTCCGGCCCGAGAGCAGGTGCGAAGTACCAACCCTGGCCGGTGTCGCAGCCCAGCTCCCGCAGCCGGTCCCGCTGCTCGACGCTCTCGATGCCCTCGGCGACGACCTGCAACCCGAGCGCGTGCGAGAGCCCGACCAGCGATTCGATGATCTGGTCGTCGACCGCCGAACGATCGGTCCCCGCCAGCCGCTGCACCAGGCTGCCGGACAGTTTGAGCACGTCGACCGGCAGCTCGCGCAGCAGGCTGAGCTGCGACCATCCCGCGCTGACGTCGTCCACCGCCAGCCGGACTCCCAGGGCCGCGAGGCGCTCGAGTGGTGCGGTGTTCAGCGTCGTCACGGTGCCGGCCGCCAGCTCCAGTTGCAGCCGCCCCGCCGGGAGGCCGGTCTCCTCCAGCACCCGGACGACGTCGTCCACCAGGCCGGGGTCGCGGAACTGCCGCACGGCCAGGTTCACGCTGACGTACGGGCCCCAGCTCGCGGGCTGACGTCCGCTTCCCGGCCACCGCGCGGCCTGCCGGCACGCCAGCTGGAGCACCCGCCTGCCGATCGGCACGATCGCGCCGGTCTCCTCGGCGAGCCCGACGAACCGCTTCGGCGAGAGCAGCCCGAGCTCCCGGTGACGCCAGCGGACCAGTGCCTCCGCGCCCCGGACGGTGCCGTCGGTGAGCCCCACCAACGGCTGGAATTCGACGACGAACTCGTCCCGTTCCAGGGCGGCCGGCATCGCGGTGGAGAGCCAGTAGCGGGCGACCTGCTGCTCGTTGCGGTGCGGTTCGTAGACCGCCCAGCGTCCGGGCCCCTCGGTCTTCGCGCGGTACATCGTCAGCTCGGCCGCCCGGATCAGGTCGGCTGCGTCCGCGTCGGCCGTCGCGTGCTCGACCACCCCGATGCTCGCGGAGAGCGTGAGACTGCTGTCCGCCAGCGGGAACGGCACGGCGAACGAACGGACGACCTCGGCCGCGAGCCGCTCGACGTCGGCCACGCCCGCGGTGTCGGCCAGCAGGATGCCGTACTCGTCACTGCCCAAGCGGGCGACCAGCGCGTCCCCGGCGAGCGTGCGCAGCCGGTCCGCGACGGCCACCAGCAGCTCGTCGCCGACCGGGTGCCCGAGGCTGTCGTTGAAGACCTTGAAGCCGTCGAGGTCGAGGAAGCACAGCCCGACCCGCTGCACGGTGCCTCGCTCCCGCAGCATCCCGGTCAGCCGCTCGACGAACGCGACTCGGTTGGCCAGGCCGGTGAGCTGGTCGTGCGAAGCCTGGAACTCCCACGCCAGCCGCAGCGCGCGCTGCTCGGTGACGTCCTCCACCAGCGCGGTGTGCCAGCGCGGGATGCCCGCCTCGTCGGCGACCAGCGTCAGCCGGATCGACAACCAGGTCTCCGCGCCACCGGGCCGGGCCAGCCGACGTTCCACGTGGACGCGCGGCACCTCACCGGCGAGCAAGCGGATGTAGGCGTCCTCCAGACCGGCGCGGTGTTCCGGAACCAGGAACTCGCCGAGGTGCCGACCGGTCAGCGCGCTCACCGGAAGTCCGAGCAGGTTCGCCAGCACGTCGTTCGCCTCGGTGATGTGCCCGTCCGGCGTCCCCAGCGCGATGCCGACCGGAGGACCGCCGAACACGGCCCGGAACCGGGCTTCGCTCGCACGCAGCGCGCGGTGCGCGTCGGATTGGGTCGCCAGCGCGGTGCGGCGCAGTGCCTCGCGCTCCTCGGCGGCCCGGTCGCGTGTCCCGGTGGCGAAGCCGGTGGCGAACTCGGCTTGGATCGCGGCGAGCCGGGCACCGGCGTCGGCGGGCGCCTCCGCGCGCTGGGCCGGCGCATCCGCGGGCGCGGGCGGAGCTGCGCTCGCGGTCGATCCGGCGGGGCCCACCGGCTCCGCCGCCAGCACCGCGGGGAACTCGGTGGCGAGCAGCCGAAGGCTCTCCCCCAACACCCTCGGGTCGGTCAGTCCGAGGCTCACCAGCGCCGCGCCGACGTTCGCCGCCTGGCGCGCGTCGAACGGTTCGCTCCGCGCGGCGTCCACCAGCCGGTCGACGGCGCCGAGCAGCCGAAACTCCGTCTCGTCCGCGGCCAGCGAGGTAGCACCCGCGCGCCGCAGAGCCCCGGCCCAGGCCGCGGCGAACTGCCGTCGAGGGTCGCTCCCCGAACCCCGCCCCGGGTCCACGGTGACGTCGACGGCGGTCACGAGGGCGAAGACCCCGCCGCGTGCAAGGAACCCGCGGGCCCGGAACTCGAGTTACCAGGAAGGGCCACGGCGCTCAGCCGTAACTTCATGCCAGCGAGAGTAGCGAAGCGCCACCAGGCATACGCGCGGAGTCGCCACATCGACCCACGACTGTCACAGCCGCTTCACGATCGCTTCGCGGGCACGGCGCCGCCGGCACGACGTCGCCGGGCGGATCCCCTCAACCGGCGCTCGCCTCGGCCGATGAACACGGGGATCGACCTGGAGCTGCGCCCGATGAAGGACGGTCGGATGACGGTCAGCACGCTCGGTAACCGTGCCCAGATGCTGGAACCGTACGCGATCATCGGCGAGCCAGCCGAGCCCGACCTGGAGGCGATCGCGAGCATCGCCGCGCACATCTGCGGCGCACCCACCGCCGTCGTGAACCTGATAGACGAGACCCACCAGTACCAGGTCGCCGCGCACGGATTCGCTCGATCGGTCTGCGACCGGGACGACTCGATGTGCGCGGTCACGATCGCCTTGCCGGAGCCGGTGTACCTGTCCGATGCCCGGCTCGACCCCCGGTGGGCGGAGAACCCGTTCGTCACCGGCGTGATCGGCAACGTCCGGTTCTACTCGTCCACGCAGCTGGTGAACGCCGCCGGCGAGGTACTCGGCACGCTCTGCGTCTTCGACGAAGAGGTCCGGGAGATCACCGAGGACCAGCGAGCGCAGCTGGAGCTGCTCGCGCA
Protein-coding regions in this window:
- a CDS encoding DUF2252 domain-containing protein; its protein translation is MGGLTVVSPVGYELGRTARTRVSRSAQAELGDDGRNPLTLLAAADEHRLAELLPLRYERMIASPFSFFRGAATVMAHDLALLPHSGLFVQAGGNAHLQNFGMLGTPDRRLVFDLNDFDETLEAPFEWDLKRLVSSVILAARANRFKNGEAAAAASRAAAGYREAMSEYATQRALEVWYDRIEVDDLVPLLNRGRASVPTLQAVEKARSRDHLSAAAKLTERVDGGWRLREDPPLLTHVSDSADGGMDEELVRRCIREYRQTLPADRRVLLDRYSFVDFARKVVGVGSVGSRCWVVLLAASPNDPLLLQIKEAGPSVLEWHLTPSPYRNAGQRVVEGQRLIQAAPDVLLGWFRDPAAGHDYYVRQLWDAKGSFDTSTFNASGLATYARLCGRVLARAHARSGDPAAIAGYIGQGDRFDRSMVKFGQRYADRTEADHALLVEAVQDGTMPAPRRTRSVARPASAPLRA
- a CDS encoding sensor histidine kinase; this encodes MFLDRLRISGKLVLLAIIPLLAVSLLAVSVIVGRVSSADKANDISRDIGIAGDVATLVRELQAERLLTIGFLAGEFASRSEVLQQEAIVDDRLAVVQDRIDEESPPTLKAAVKKLDELKDLRTESLARNFPQTVVAEQLTDLINGLIDGLQLHRTADATTSIGRQILAMDAALHLGEANSLNLATLTLLLATPNDTLLSQYVNGLGISQELGLQYFRYANSSQDALYQLLVEANAARTSPQLASLGNQVSLNTVQSLPLGTYFPRFQSFLGQTQYLETKLVADITAAANDQRRNAAATAAGIGLGLVLILLFVAALTVLVGRRVSQPLVALASSANRIATAVESELTRVADDESEVFEPVRLDTVDTTGRDEIGELARAFEQVQDTAARLVERQIISRRNVATMFGHIGRRTQNLIGRQLSMIDRLERQETNSDRLSSLYQLDHLSSRLNRNAGSLVVLSGSIATEQGGGSPLALADLARLALGEIEDYTRVDIDVPEDIVVQPSVVSDLTLIFAELMENAAAYSPPHTRVTVSAEATGAGAQVLIVDQGIGMSAERLAEENARLARRERLDLAPTEVLGLFVTGRLARRHGIGVALVPTPGGGVTAVLAMNEQHLVPSVYQGIAAVEDPRPALPAGPTMQQPDVLRVPNTAMSPAGASPAREQVAPNPAAAPMHEPSYHEPYREPAHEPVSTRLPVVASTAIFDNVALERATRAISAGPWNAFSGSGAQVPAQRESVEAEPVVASSALYRSESAPGQSAPGGADVSWWDSPVGQPPSEPAAPAAFRSLPPAATPPAAPPVAAAPVAPAPPMAAPIPQPVQPAAPQTPSVRTAPSVATPSSGRPAGPGDSAPRLQRRVPGAQLPAGIASKRSKQAEPTALGDAGDPAAARALIEEFEAGVRNAQRTADTGAIPQLSTPGGGSGSNGGSGSTGGRPSGPPPHTERSTSPWNEPTAPQQSPWNETASSASQPSPWNEPTAPQPSPWNEPTAPQQSPWNTPAAAPAARQAPSAAPVSPPVLPSRPAPAASPQPQPQPGQRTPGGLVRRVPGATLKSFTSGRAGASVTATPVADPDAARALIEQIEAGVSRALNRVVVDGHQHEGSPR
- a CDS encoding bifunctional diguanylate cyclase/phosphodiesterase; amino-acid sequence: MTAVDVTVDPGRGSGSDPRRQFAAAWAGALRRAGATSLAADETEFRLLGAVDRLVDAARSEPFDARQAANVGAALVSLGLTDPRVLGESLRLLATEFPAVLAAEPVGPAGSTASAAPPAPADAPAQRAEAPADAGARLAAIQAEFATGFATGTRDRAAEEREALRRTALATQSDAHRALRASEARFRAVFGGPPVGIALGTPDGHITEANDVLANLLGLPVSALTGRHLGEFLVPEHRAGLEDAYIRLLAGEVPRVHVERRLARPGGAETWLSIRLTLVADEAGIPRWHTALVEDVTEQRALRLAWEFQASHDQLTGLANRVAFVERLTGMLRERGTVQRVGLCFLDLDGFKVFNDSLGHPVGDELLVAVADRLRTLAGDALVARLGSDEYGILLADTAGVADVERLAAEVVRSFAVPFPLADSSLTLSASIGVVEHATADADAADLIRAAELTMYRAKTEGPGRWAVYEPHRNEQQVARYWLSTAMPAALERDEFVVEFQPLVGLTDGTVRGAEALVRWRHRELGLLSPKRFVGLAEETGAIVPIGRRVLQLACRQAARWPGSGRQPASWGPYVSVNLAVRQFRDPGLVDDVVRVLEETGLPAGRLQLELAAGTVTTLNTAPLERLAALGVRLAVDDVSAGWSQLSLLRELPVDVLKLSGSLVQRLAGTDRSAVDDQIIESLVGLSHALGLQVVAEGIESVEQRDRLRELGCDTGQGWYFAPALGPEEFIRYLPDSPAIAAR